The nucleotide window CGCCCATAATTTGCCCCTCCTGCCTCTctccccgtcgacgacacctTTGCGACCTGGCTGGTTTCTCGCTGCGCCGCATTGAGAAAACTTGTGGACGTCGACAAATGTtcgagagacagagagagggggagaggagggagagcgacgagacgagacggagaGAACTAGGCATGGCTAACCCGCCGTCGCAGCTAATGTCCGGACGCAAGTCTCGGAGCTCCTCGAGTACTCCAACGAGACCAAGAAGCGCAACTTcctcgagacggtcgagCTCCAGATCGGCCTCAAGAACTATGACCCCCAGCGTGACAAGCGTTTCTCCGGCACCATCAAGCTGCCCTCGGTCCCCCGCCCCAACATGGCCATCTGGTACGACGACCGCGTCCCTCTCTGGAAAACTTTCGTGAGAAAGAAAAATGACGAGAAGCAAGAGTGGCTGACTGATTGGGTGGGAAATAGCATCCTGGGTGACCAGCACGATCTCGACCGTGCCAAGCACGGCGGTGTCGATGCCATGTCGGCCGACGACCTGAAGAAGCtcaacaagaacaagaagctcATCAAGAAGCTGGCTCGCAAGTACGACGCCTTCATCGCTTCCGAGGCCCTCATCAAGCAGATCCCTCGTCTCCTGGGCCCCGGTCTGTCCAAGGGTAAGCAAACTATCAACCCCCGTCCATGCCGAGGACGCGAATGTCCACAAGCCCCCTTGTCCCGCGAAAAAAACGCTGACCCTCCTCCGCAGCTGGCAAGTTCCCCACCCCGGTCTCGCACGCCGATGACCTGAGCGGCAAGATCACCGAGGTCAAGTCCACCATCAAGTTCCAGCTCAAGAAGGTTCTCTGCATgggtgtcgccgtcggcaacgtCGGCATGGAGCCCGAGCAGCTGGTCGCCAACGTCATGCTGGCCATCAACTacctcgtctccctcctcaAGAAGGGCTGGCAGAACGTTGGAAGCCTGACCATCAAGGCTTCCATGTCTCCCCCCAAGCGCCTGTACTAAGCCGGGTCATacgtctcgtcgccg belongs to Purpureocillium takamizusanense chromosome 1, complete sequence and includes:
- the RPL10A gene encoding 60S ribosomal protein L10A (COG:J~EggNog:ENOG503NUHC~BUSCO:EOG09264LBC), producing MSKITVANVRTQVSELLEYSNETKKRNFLETVELQIGLKNYDPQRDKRFSGTIKLPSVPRPNMAICILGDQHDLDRAKHGGVDAMSADDLKKLNKNKKLIKKLARKYDAFIASEALIKQIPRLLGPGLSKAGKFPTPVSHADDLSGKITEVKSTIKFQLKKVLCMGVAVGNVGMEPEQLVANVMLAINYLVSLLKKGWQNVGSLTIKASMSPPKRLY